The following proteins come from a genomic window of Methanocella conradii HZ254:
- a CDS encoding AAA family ATPase has translation MERITEGASRAWDIAAEEAGRSNGRLIEKEHLFIGLLSLDKALDTRDSEALKSLKAEHDAIQNVLEGACDHRSPSIAIRRALRRSIGGREKAQDGKTMHRSEECKSIFRRAAAFSSKGEVSCLHLMAAILERPGPVIEEALAGLGISAADILEPVEAWIAIMDGCSKPFVRSMDKRDIYSAVNSWLNRGEGAKSYLEKYGRDLTREAMCGHLGPFYGRKKELLQLIHVLGRRAKNNPVLVGEAGVGKTAIVEALAVRIAMGKDAHVLGGCRIVELSMASLLASAKYRGDLEERLKGVLDEAAADRRVILFIDEIHTIVGAGRCEGAALDASAIFKPYLARGLRCIGTSTISEYCRYIGADSALDRRFEAILVEEPCREEAMAMLGALRPKLEEHHGVRILDEAIEAAVDLSMRFDAGHMLPDKAVGLLDTAGSRARTPSLSMGSMEEPRKEVDFQAVARTMSSISGVPLEIVSGHMGGVSTSKLLGLDAFLKARLAGQEEAIDRIYKRLMVAYAGLEKRPGPLAVFLFAGPTGVGKTETARLLAEFLFGGREEMIRLDMSEYAEESSVSRLIGSPPGYVGYGEEGVLVRSLRARPYSVVLLDDADKAHPRVFDVFLQLFDEGRITDTRGRMADARNAIFILASSLKPAMGFSYEDVESRPGKRLTYRHNEEDKNGLEMLRPELINRIDEFIVFKPLGAEAVRGLLKRELDGALAELERRHQVSLRLSEGAQNFLASVCYSPEFGARELKRTVRQFIYVPLSGLILSGQIGKHRRWLAVYDENGISIIPDE, from the coding sequence ATGGAAAGAATCACGGAGGGGGCGTCAAGGGCCTGGGACATTGCGGCCGAGGAGGCGGGCCGCTCGAACGGGCGGCTCATCGAGAAGGAGCACCTCTTCATAGGCCTGCTGAGCCTGGATAAGGCTCTTGATACGCGGGATTCCGAGGCGCTTAAGTCGTTGAAGGCTGAGCATGACGCCATCCAGAACGTGCTCGAAGGCGCCTGCGATCATCGATCCCCATCGATAGCCATAAGGCGGGCGCTCAGGAGGTCTATTGGAGGGAGGGAGAAGGCGCAGGATGGCAAGACGATGCACAGGAGCGAGGAGTGTAAATCGATCTTCCGCAGGGCGGCCGCCTTTTCATCTAAGGGCGAGGTTTCTTGTTTACACTTAATGGCGGCAATCCTTGAGAGGCCTGGCCCGGTGATAGAGGAGGCCCTCGCAGGCCTTGGCATAAGCGCCGCCGACATCCTGGAGCCAGTCGAGGCATGGATAGCGATAATGGATGGGTGCAGTAAGCCGTTCGTTCGCTCCATGGATAAGAGGGACATATATAGCGCCGTGAACTCCTGGCTTAATCGAGGGGAGGGCGCTAAGAGTTACCTGGAGAAGTACGGCCGTGACCTGACGAGGGAGGCGATGTGCGGGCATCTGGGCCCGTTTTACGGCCGTAAGAAGGAGCTGTTGCAACTAATCCATGTGCTCGGGCGGCGCGCCAAGAATAATCCGGTCCTCGTGGGCGAGGCGGGCGTGGGCAAGACGGCCATCGTCGAGGCGCTGGCGGTGCGCATCGCGATGGGCAAGGACGCCCACGTCCTGGGCGGCTGTCGCATCGTCGAGCTTAGCATGGCGTCGCTGCTTGCCAGCGCGAAGTACAGGGGCGACCTTGAAGAGCGGCTTAAGGGTGTGCTCGACGAGGCCGCGGCAGACAGGAGAGTTATATTGTTCATCGATGAGATACATACGATCGTGGGGGCGGGGAGGTGTGAGGGCGCTGCGCTGGACGCTTCCGCCATATTCAAGCCATACCTGGCCCGCGGCTTGCGCTGCATTGGCACGAGCACGATTTCAGAGTATTGCCGCTACATAGGGGCCGACTCTGCCCTCGACCGGCGCTTCGAGGCCATCCTGGTGGAGGAGCCGTGCCGGGAGGAGGCGATGGCCATGCTGGGCGCCCTGCGGCCGAAGCTGGAAGAGCACCATGGAGTGCGCATCCTGGACGAGGCCATTGAAGCAGCGGTAGACCTTTCGATGCGGTTTGACGCCGGCCATATGCTGCCCGATAAGGCGGTCGGCCTGCTGGATACTGCCGGCTCTCGGGCCAGGACTCCATCGCTTAGCATGGGGTCGATGGAGGAGCCCCGCAAAGAGGTGGACTTCCAGGCCGTCGCCAGGACCATGTCGTCGATCTCCGGGGTGCCCCTGGAGATAGTGTCAGGACACATGGGAGGCGTGTCTACCTCGAAGCTGTTAGGGCTGGACGCTTTCCTCAAGGCGAGGCTTGCGGGGCAGGAAGAGGCCATCGATCGTATTTATAAGCGCCTGATGGTGGCGTACGCGGGCCTTGAGAAGCGGCCGGGGCCTCTTGCTGTGTTCCTGTTTGCGGGCCCCACGGGTGTCGGCAAGACGGAGACGGCGCGGCTGCTCGCGGAGTTTCTCTTCGGCGGCAGGGAGGAGATGATCAGGCTGGACATGTCCGAGTATGCCGAAGAGAGCAGCGTTAGCAGGCTCATCGGCTCGCCGCCTGGCTACGTTGGATATGGGGAGGAGGGCGTGCTCGTCAGGTCATTAAGGGCCAGGCCTTACTCCGTGGTGTTATTAGATGATGCCGATAAGGCGCATCCCAGGGTATTCGACGTTTTTTTGCAGCTCTTCGACGAGGGGCGAATCACCGATACAAGGGGGAGGATGGCCGATGCGCGGAACGCCATCTTCATCCTGGCCTCCAGCCTGAAGCCGGCCATGGGATTTAGCTACGAGGATGTTGAGTCCAGGCCAGGGAAAAGGCTTACGTACAGGCATAATGAGGAAGATAAAAATGGCCTGGAGATGCTCCGCCCGGAGCTCATCAACCGTATAGACGAGTTTATAGTCTTCAAGCCTCTCGGGGCTGAGGCGGTGAGGGGGCTGCTGAAAAGGGAGCTGGATGGGGCGCTAGCGGAGCTGGAGCGGAGGCATCAAGTCTCGCTCAGGCTTAGCGAGGGTGCGCAGAATTTTCTGGCCAGCGTTTGCTATAGCCCTGAGTTTGGGGCAAGGGAGCTAAAGCGTACTGTGAGGCAGTTTATCTATGTGCCCCTCAGCGGGCTCATACTAAGCGGACAGATTGGCAAGCATAGGCGGTGGCTGGCCGTGTACGATGAGAACGGGATAAGCATTATACCTGACGAGTAG
- a CDS encoding serine/threonine-protein kinase has protein sequence MPGDRWRQVGGMTEDTVMPGGGLGRSWNYESPDRHWIPEEMKITVGSLIGEQYEVRQILGGEGKSGMGIVYVCYDRSAQQMYALKTFQDKYLYSGRARESFRQEALAWVLLDAHPNIVQAVGVEALDNRLFIVLEYVEPDDAGRNTLTHYLNSISLLQAIEWAIQFCDGMAYAASHGVTPHRDIKPDNIMISRDGTLKVTDFGLARLWEGVLRSSDMDFSPYRSMVGTSPWMAPEQFDGVSDLRSDVYSFGVIMYQMANGGRQPFIADSVDGYRRAHCEAKVPYFKSRLFPIIRKCLKKSPEDRYGDFRSLRADLERLYRSLMGVWPPAPARRVEPGIWEYNNRGLALYNVGLVDEAIWVYRKALRADPVLAEQHKARLATVHNNLGVAYDARGQVDMAIDEYREALRLNPCLADAHNNLGTALRAKGLLDEAMREYLHALRLKPDSAMARHNLGLSYACRGELDRAIREYKEAIRLKPGLVEARVNLGLALAMKGRLDKAIDEYRKAARMRPDDAIIHFNLANALRAVGRIEEAILEYSASLWIEPGNAEARHRLGLSLEDAGRLQDAISEYVGALRLEPGHAAVVSSLEGALRRSGMQEAAIEAYINLLTGKKRR, from the coding sequence ATGCCAGGCGATAGGTGGCGGCAGGTCGGGGGGATGACGGAAGATACGGTGATGCCTGGGGGAGGGCTGGGGCGTTCCTGGAACTATGAGAGCCCTGACAGGCATTGGATACCGGAAGAGATGAAGATCACTGTAGGCTCCCTCATCGGCGAGCAATACGAAGTGCGACAGATACTCGGGGGCGAAGGGAAAAGCGGCATGGGCATCGTTTACGTTTGCTATGACCGCTCCGCCCAGCAGATGTATGCCCTCAAGACGTTTCAGGATAAATACCTCTACTCTGGCCGGGCGAGGGAAAGCTTCAGGCAAGAGGCGCTGGCGTGGGTGCTGCTCGACGCCCACCCCAACATCGTGCAGGCGGTGGGCGTTGAGGCTTTAGATAACCGCCTGTTCATCGTTTTAGAGTACGTAGAGCCGGACGACGCCGGCCGTAACACGCTCACCCACTATCTTAACTCGATCTCGCTCCTCCAGGCGATAGAGTGGGCCATACAGTTCTGCGATGGCATGGCGTACGCGGCATCCCATGGTGTGACGCCCCACCGCGACATTAAGCCCGACAACATCATGATATCACGGGACGGCACGCTCAAGGTAACCGATTTCGGGCTGGCCAGGCTCTGGGAAGGGGTGCTACGCTCCTCTGACATGGATTTTAGCCCGTATCGATCGATGGTGGGCACGTCCCCCTGGATGGCCCCTGAGCAGTTCGATGGCGTCAGCGACCTTCGCAGCGACGTCTACAGCTTCGGCGTCATCATGTACCAGATGGCCAATGGCGGCAGGCAGCCGTTCATCGCGGATAGCGTGGACGGGTATCGCAGGGCGCACTGCGAGGCAAAGGTGCCGTACTTCAAAAGCCGGCTATTCCCGATCATAAGGAAATGCCTGAAAAAATCGCCTGAGGACAGGTACGGCGATTTTAGGTCGTTAAGAGCCGACCTCGAGAGGCTCTACCGGTCACTCATGGGCGTGTGGCCGCCCGCCCCCGCGCGCAGGGTCGAGCCGGGCATATGGGAGTATAATAACAGGGGGCTTGCGCTTTACAACGTAGGGCTTGTTGACGAGGCTATATGGGTGTATCGAAAGGCGTTGAGGGCGGACCCCGTTCTCGCCGAGCAACATAAGGCTCGCCTCGCCACCGTGCATAACAACCTCGGCGTCGCATATGATGCTCGGGGGCAGGTTGACATGGCCATAGACGAATATAGGGAGGCTTTAAGGCTAAACCCATGCCTGGCTGATGCGCACAATAACCTGGGAACGGCGCTTCGCGCAAAGGGCCTGCTCGACGAGGCGATGAGGGAGTACCTTCATGCGTTAAGGCTAAAGCCGGATAGCGCGATGGCCCGCCATAACCTTGGGCTGTCTTATGCGTGCCGGGGCGAGCTTGATCGGGCAATAAGGGAGTATAAAGAGGCGATACGCCTCAAGCCGGGGCTTGTGGAGGCCAGGGTCAACCTGGGCCTCGCTCTGGCCATGAAGGGCAGGCTAGATAAGGCGATAGACGAATACCGTAAAGCGGCCAGGATGAGGCCTGATGACGCCATCATACACTTTAACCTGGCGAACGCGCTACGGGCCGTGGGGAGGATAGAGGAGGCGATACTAGAGTATAGCGCCTCTCTCTGGATTGAGCCGGGAAATGCGGAGGCCAGGCATAGGCTCGGCCTATCGCTGGAGGACGCGGGCAGGCTGCAGGACGCCATCAGCGAGTACGTTGGCGCGCTGCGCCTGGAGCCAGGCCATGCCGCTGTTGTATCGAGCCTGGAGGGGGCGCTCAGGAGGTCCGGCATGCAGGAGGCAGCCATTGAGGCGTACATCAACCTTCTAACAGGGAAAAAGAGGAGGTGA